In a genomic window of Sandaracinaceae bacterium:
- a CDS encoding SDR family NAD(P)-dependent oxidoreductase — MASTASKSARSAGAWVITGGASGFGREFARRLAERGERLVLWDLDRTALDRAAAELGGDVHTDVVDVRDAAGLAAAAARAREAVGPLGHVANCAGVLRVGKAEDVSPADYKLMMDINYLGSVYVTQALLPHLEEAAARGGKSTLLLVASVSGLRGFPQLAGYCASKFAVVGFAEALRVELRDRPISVRVLCPPPGDTPMVRNLASVPPVYKLSRMFSAEEIVDSALAGLDGRDDVLLVDLGSRATRRLNQLVPGVLDRILHMAGKS; from the coding sequence ATGGCATCGACAGCAAGCAAGTCGGCTCGGAGCGCAGGTGCGTGGGTGATCACTGGCGGGGCCAGTGGGTTTGGTCGCGAGTTCGCGCGGCGGCTGGCGGAGCGGGGGGAGCGCCTGGTGCTCTGGGACCTGGACCGGACGGCGCTCGATCGTGCGGCGGCGGAGCTGGGCGGCGACGTGCACACGGACGTGGTCGACGTGCGCGACGCGGCGGGCTTGGCGGCCGCGGCGGCTCGGGCGCGGGAGGCGGTGGGTCCGCTCGGGCACGTGGCGAACTGCGCCGGAGTGCTGCGCGTGGGCAAGGCCGAGGACGTGTCGCCCGCCGACTACAAGCTGATGATGGACATCAACTACCTGGGCAGCGTGTACGTGACCCAGGCGCTGCTGCCACACCTCGAGGAGGCCGCTGCGCGTGGCGGCAAGTCCACGCTGCTGCTGGTGGCCAGCGTGTCGGGCCTGCGCGGGTTTCCGCAGCTGGCGGGCTACTGCGCCAGCAAGTTCGCCGTGGTGGGCTTCGCAGAGGCGCTGCGTGTCGAGCTGCGCGATCGCCCCATCAGCGTGCGCGTGCTGTGCCCGCCGCCAGGGGACACGCCCATGGTGCGCAACCTCGCGAGCGTGCCGCCGGTGTACAAGCTGTCGCGCATGTTCTCGGCGGAGGAGATCGTGGACAGCGCGCTCGCCGGCCTCGACGGCCGCGACGACGTGCTGCTGGTGGACCTCGGCAGCCGCGCCACGCGCCGCTTGAACCAGCTGGTGCCAGGGGTGCTGGACCGCATCCTGCACATGGCGGGGAAGAGCTGA
- a CDS encoding DUF839 domain-containing protein has translation MTIPSRGSALSRRGFLQRSAAGTGALLLGPTLLGPSLAGCGGEGDVAVPTPAAGDLTRHGALGAPNEFGMRLPEGFTGRIIATSDLPVIEGQEYVWHDFPDGGATYPTANQGYIYVSNSEIPIVRGRSGVGAIRFNRNGDIVDAYPILTGSTWNCSGGATPWGTWLSGEEREGGLVWECDPTGATPGVERPALGLFIHEAVAVDPGRMRLYLTEDASNGRFYRFTPDALDDNGNAILTAGTLEVMRVTTGDTGPVTWLPVPDPSAADVATRLQVPESTAFDGGEGVWFYDDEIYFTTKGDDRIWAHHVVDDTLRVVYDSNAVTDPILTGVDFILATSAGDLLVAEDGGDMQVVAISPSGDVAAIVQLEGHDGSEITGLAFDPTLRRLYFSSQRGLTGSGTGVTYEVTGPFFGPLA, from the coding sequence ATGACCATCCCATCGCGAGGCTCCGCTCTCAGCCGTCGAGGCTTCCTCCAACGCAGCGCCGCCGGCACGGGCGCGCTCCTGCTGGGGCCCACGCTGCTGGGGCCTTCGCTCGCTGGCTGCGGCGGTGAAGGCGATGTGGCCGTGCCCACGCCAGCGGCCGGTGACCTGACACGCCATGGCGCGCTCGGGGCCCCGAACGAGTTCGGCATGCGCCTCCCCGAGGGCTTCACGGGCCGCATCATCGCCACGTCGGATCTGCCGGTCATCGAGGGGCAGGAGTACGTCTGGCACGACTTCCCGGACGGTGGCGCCACCTACCCCACGGCGAACCAGGGCTACATCTACGTCTCCAACAGCGAGATCCCCATCGTGCGCGGGCGCTCGGGCGTGGGCGCCATCCGCTTCAACCGCAACGGTGACATCGTGGACGCCTACCCCATCCTGACCGGCTCCACGTGGAACTGCTCGGGTGGGGCCACCCCGTGGGGCACCTGGCTCTCCGGGGAAGAGCGCGAGGGCGGGCTGGTGTGGGAGTGCGACCCCACCGGCGCGACGCCCGGCGTGGAGCGCCCGGCGCTGGGCTTGTTCATCCACGAAGCCGTCGCGGTGGACCCAGGGCGCATGCGCCTCTACCTCACGGAAGACGCCAGCAACGGGCGCTTCTACCGCTTCACTCCCGACGCGCTGGACGACAACGGCAACGCGATCCTGACGGCGGGTACGCTCGAGGTCATGCGCGTGACCACGGGTGACACGGGCCCCGTCACGTGGTTGCCCGTCCCCGACCCCAGCGCGGCAGACGTCGCCACGCGCCTCCAGGTGCCCGAGAGCACGGCCTTCGATGGCGGCGAGGGCGTCTGGTTCTACGACGACGAGATCTACTTCACCACCAAGGGCGACGACCGCATCTGGGCGCACCACGTGGTGGATGACACGCTGCGCGTGGTCTACGACTCGAACGCCGTCACCGACCCGATCCTCACGGGCGTGGACTTCATCCTGGCCACCAGCGCGGGCGACCTGCTGGTGGCCGAGGACGGCGGCGACATGCAGGTGGTGGCCATCTCCCCGAGCGGCGACGTGGCGGCCATCGTGCAGCTCGAGGGCCACGACGGATCCGAGATCACGGGCCTGGCCTTCGACCCCACGCTGCGCCGGCTCTATTTCAGCTCGCAGCGTGGCCTGACCGGCAGTGGCACGGGCGTCACCTACGAGGTGACCGGGCCCTTCTTCGGGCCCTTGGCCTGA
- a CDS encoding sulfatase-like hydrolase/transferase encodes MTEHDQQDMARPLDATTAEIPEARGEGDQAKQKPGIKKYVSLGIKLAFTAAMLFVIFDKVLARDGAEDLKTRIANLDMRWVIAAVSMQLSAIVCAIVRWQRLLVGQGIHAPWRFLGGSFMIARFWGAFTPGGFTGFGGWRIFDIADRTGKVARAGAVISVEMIMGQLAFGLVVMMGSVFGSAFIGTMGVVLVNLGFAVIVSIGLTFLARPHLFRVLAGFLPANIRARIHTLIDAVCAYQGKNVLLVQVTLLGVAVHAFNNLIYVCAARALGVELGVGHVFFASSLQILATLLPISINGLGLRESAAVALYTSPAIGLPLAVAVLIPTVGFACEMFVSAWGGLFFLARKGGLRSDITVDEANREDEFYEQTGVDAARSSVPKRGAILGFGAGLLAGLMIGLAEGSVIVATSAVPTGLNALVYGAVGYALLCSVLGGVGGFVMAHISRMMRREAMPEADAYARYCGAIVGVFGFVLGAFLVRRDIYNEEIAFKSKEGLLLLGSAALFGLVLYLVLSVSLRFLLKKQVAAPMLGMRGSLGLFVGIIALLAGITFAVGKPATASNDQNRATPPASAGNVLVIVVDTLRADHLPAWGYQTGSTPHLDAFAADAVRFDQAFSNASWTRPSFASIMTGRMPSSHTVMGKGSRLPEEITTMAEAMSARGFVTGGFMTNFNVEPRFNFGQGFDEYRFLEPRFVLGADADSSKLLILQVARRIREKINGMFDIVAPGDDYQDAETVNGELFAWLDRAPSDRPWLLMAGYMDPHDPYFAHPYSGSGYSRAAHQNPRPEEAPALRRLYDGEITYWDQHFGALVAELQRRGVYDDMTIIVTSDHGEEFGDHGGFWHGDTLYDEQLRVPLFVKLPGNSRGGTVLRHWVQSIDIMPTLLRAQGLEVPEGVQGGDLFTGTDTVYAEESHAENVLESVRVRTGMTERKLITANEGNPRGLPTTELFHVDDDPAEQHDHASEASSAEEVAALRVLMAERARWAAEGRAQTNEVSVDEMPDDEKASLCRLGYLTGEVCLDLCRRGLLSGALCSAAP; translated from the coding sequence ATGACGGAACACGACCAGCAAGACATGGCGCGCCCTCTCGACGCGACCACGGCCGAGATCCCGGAGGCGCGGGGCGAAGGCGACCAGGCCAAACAGAAGCCCGGCATCAAGAAGTACGTGTCGCTGGGGATCAAGCTCGCCTTCACGGCGGCGATGCTCTTCGTGATCTTCGACAAGGTGCTGGCGCGCGACGGCGCGGAGGACCTCAAGACGCGCATCGCCAACCTGGACATGCGCTGGGTGATCGCGGCGGTGAGCATGCAGCTGAGCGCCATCGTCTGCGCCATCGTGCGCTGGCAGCGGCTGCTGGTGGGTCAAGGCATCCACGCACCGTGGCGCTTCCTCGGTGGCTCCTTCATGATCGCTCGCTTCTGGGGCGCGTTCACGCCTGGCGGCTTCACGGGCTTTGGCGGCTGGCGCATCTTCGACATCGCCGACCGCACCGGCAAGGTGGCGCGCGCGGGCGCCGTGATCAGCGTGGAGATGATCATGGGGCAGCTGGCCTTTGGCCTCGTGGTCATGATGGGCAGCGTCTTCGGCTCGGCGTTCATCGGCACCATGGGCGTGGTGCTCGTGAACCTCGGCTTCGCGGTCATCGTCAGCATCGGGCTCACGTTCCTGGCCCGGCCGCACCTCTTCCGCGTGCTGGCTGGCTTCCTCCCCGCGAACATCCGCGCGCGCATCCACACGCTCATCGACGCGGTCTGCGCCTACCAGGGCAAGAACGTGCTGTTGGTGCAGGTGACGCTCTTGGGTGTAGCGGTCCACGCGTTCAACAACTTGATCTACGTTTGCGCCGCACGCGCGCTCGGAGTGGAGCTGGGCGTCGGCCACGTGTTCTTCGCATCGTCTCTGCAGATCCTGGCGACGCTGCTTCCCATCTCCATCAACGGCCTCGGCCTGCGTGAGTCGGCGGCCGTGGCGCTCTACACTTCGCCGGCCATTGGACTCCCGCTGGCCGTGGCCGTGCTGATCCCCACCGTGGGCTTCGCCTGCGAGATGTTCGTGTCGGCGTGGGGCGGCCTGTTCTTCCTGGCCCGCAAGGGCGGTCTGCGCAGCGACATCACCGTGGACGAGGCGAACCGCGAGGACGAGTTCTACGAGCAGACCGGCGTGGACGCGGCCCGCTCGTCCGTGCCCAAGCGTGGCGCCATCCTGGGCTTCGGCGCAGGACTGCTGGCGGGCCTGATGATCGGCCTCGCCGAGGGCAGCGTCATCGTGGCCACCAGCGCCGTGCCCACGGGCCTCAACGCGCTGGTCTACGGAGCGGTGGGCTACGCGCTCTTGTGCTCCGTGCTGGGTGGCGTGGGCGGCTTCGTCATGGCGCACATCAGCCGCATGATGCGCCGCGAGGCCATGCCCGAAGCGGACGCCTATGCGCGCTACTGCGGCGCCATCGTGGGGGTCTTCGGCTTCGTGTTGGGCGCCTTCTTGGTGCGGCGCGACATCTACAACGAAGAGATCGCGTTCAAGAGCAAGGAGGGCCTCCTGCTGCTGGGCAGCGCGGCGCTCTTCGGGCTGGTGCTCTACTTGGTGCTCAGCGTGTCGTTGCGCTTCTTGCTGAAGAAGCAGGTGGCCGCGCCCATGTTGGGGATGCGCGGCTCGCTGGGGCTCTTCGTGGGCATCATTGCCCTCCTGGCAGGCATCACCTTCGCGGTGGGCAAGCCGGCCACCGCGTCCAACGACCAGAACCGGGCCACCCCGCCCGCCAGCGCGGGCAACGTGCTGGTCATCGTGGTGGACACCCTGCGCGCCGACCACCTGCCGGCGTGGGGCTACCAAACCGGCAGCACACCGCACCTGGACGCGTTCGCGGCCGACGCCGTGCGCTTCGACCAGGCGTTCTCGAACGCCAGCTGGACCCGCCCGAGCTTCGCCTCGATCATGACGGGCCGCATGCCCAGCAGCCACACCGTCATGGGCAAGGGCTCGCGGCTGCCGGAGGAGATCACCACCATGGCCGAAGCCATGAGCGCGCGCGGCTTCGTGACCGGCGGCTTCATGACCAACTTCAACGTGGAGCCGCGCTTCAACTTCGGGCAGGGCTTCGACGAGTACCGTTTCCTCGAGCCCCGCTTCGTGCTGGGTGCGGACGCCGACTCGAGCAAGCTGCTCATCCTGCAGGTGGCCCGCCGCATCCGCGAGAAGATCAACGGGATGTTCGACATCGTGGCCCCCGGCGACGACTACCAGGACGCCGAGACGGTCAACGGCGAGCTGTTCGCGTGGCTAGACCGCGCCCCGTCGGACCGCCCCTGGCTGCTGATGGCGGGCTACATGGACCCGCACGACCCGTACTTCGCCCACCCGTACTCGGGCAGCGGCTACTCGCGCGCGGCGCACCAGAACCCGCGCCCCGAAGAGGCGCCTGCGCTGCGCCGGCTCTACGACGGTGAGATCACCTACTGGGACCAGCACTTCGGCGCGCTCGTGGCCGAGCTGCAGCGGCGCGGCGTGTACGACGACATGACCATCATCGTGACGTCCGACCACGGTGAGGAGTTCGGCGACCATGGCGGTTTCTGGCACGGCGACACGCTCTACGACGAGCAGCTGCGCGTGCCGCTCTTCGTGAAGCTGCCGGGCAACTCGCGCGGCGGCACGGTGCTGCGCCACTGGGTGCAGAGCATCGACATCATGCCCACGCTGCTGCGCGCGCAGGGGCTCGAGGTGCCCGAGGGCGTGCAGGGCGGCGACCTCTTCACGGGCACCGACACGGTCTACGCCGAGGAGAGCCACGCCGAGAACGTGCTCGAGTCCGTGCGTGTTCGGACCGGCATGACCGAGCGCAAGCTCATCACCGCGAACGAGGGCAACCCGCGTGGCCTGCCGACCACCGAGCTGTTCCATGTGGACGATGACCCGGCCGAGCAGCACGACCACGCCAGCGAAGCGAGCAGCGCCGAAGAGGTGGCTGCGCTGCGCGTGCTGATGGCGGAGCGCGCGCGCTGGGCCGCCGAGGGGCGCGCCCAGACGAATGAGGTCTCGGTGGACGAGATGCCCGACGACGAGAAGGCCAGCCTGTGCCGGCTGGGCTATCTCACCGGCGAGGTCTGCCTCGACCTGTGCCGACGCGGGCTCTTGAGCGGTGCCCTCTGCAGCGCCGCTCCGTAG
- a CDS encoding VCBS repeat-containing protein: MQRSDNAPHFPSSNLCDLFGFSRTSRSALMALGLLTLGGSALGCGGDDPAETTAPVTPATTTAVTETPEPPAAPADPLALPDDLPNGLMLGYSDFAEDENGSYTVPQAARLEILTRRGGEWTTEVVTDADSNVFHKAMPFTPAEGAPGILTAAGSGAFVRIWRRGAEGFTAETLWTEAFGGRFDRMRDIEVGDLYGDGRPAIAVATHDQGVFAVLRQAVGGAWTVDRMDAHPNTFVHEVEIGDLNGDGKLEVYSTPSEPNRLDGGAQHGEVLRYVPQDGRGSRTVVADLGQRHAKEIWVGDVDGDGRDELYVAVEALTRMENDRLVTVEPVEIRRYEADTPANARVVVATFEDMQCRFLTVGDFDGDGKREMVAAAMRSGLWLLRPGSDPRGEWSVERIDAESGGFEHASVAADLDGDGRHELYVASDTHGELRRYVWVNGRPRRQMIHSRAEPRQRMTWNITPVPVALLGAR, translated from the coding sequence ATGCAACGCTCAGACAACGCCCCCCACTTCCCCAGCTCGAACCTCTGTGATCTCTTCGGCTTTTCCCGCACGAGTCGGTCCGCGCTGATGGCGCTGGGACTCCTGACGCTGGGCGGGAGCGCGCTGGGCTGCGGTGGCGACGACCCCGCCGAGACCACGGCACCGGTCACCCCCGCCACGACGACGGCCGTGACCGAGACCCCCGAGCCACCCGCCGCCCCCGCAGACCCGCTGGCGCTGCCCGACGACCTGCCCAACGGCCTGATGCTGGGGTACAGCGACTTCGCCGAGGACGAGAACGGCAGCTACACGGTGCCGCAGGCCGCGCGCCTCGAGATCCTCACGCGCCGCGGTGGCGAGTGGACCACCGAGGTGGTCACCGACGCGGACAGCAACGTCTTCCACAAGGCCATGCCGTTCACGCCGGCCGAGGGCGCGCCGGGCATCCTGACGGCCGCCGGCAGCGGCGCGTTCGTGCGCATCTGGCGACGCGGCGCGGAGGGCTTCACGGCCGAGACGCTCTGGACCGAGGCCTTCGGCGGGCGCTTCGACCGCATGCGCGACATCGAGGTGGGTGACCTCTACGGTGACGGCCGCCCGGCCATCGCGGTGGCGACCCACGACCAGGGCGTCTTCGCCGTGCTGCGCCAGGCCGTGGGCGGCGCGTGGACCGTGGACCGCATGGACGCGCACCCGAATACCTTCGTGCACGAGGTGGAGATCGGCGACCTGAACGGCGACGGCAAGCTCGAGGTCTACAGCACGCCCAGCGAGCCCAACCGCCTGGACGGTGGCGCCCAGCACGGCGAGGTGCTGCGCTATGTCCCGCAGGATGGTCGCGGCAGCCGCACGGTGGTCGCCGATCTTGGCCAGCGGCACGCCAAGGAGATCTGGGTGGGCGACGTGGACGGTGACGGCCGCGACGAGCTGTACGTGGCGGTCGAGGCGCTCACCCGCATGGAGAACGATCGCCTGGTGACGGTGGAGCCCGTCGAGATCCGTCGCTACGAAGCGGACACGCCGGCGAACGCGCGCGTGGTGGTGGCGACGTTCGAGGACATGCAGTGCCGCTTCCTCACGGTGGGCGACTTCGACGGCGACGGAAAGCGCGAGATGGTGGCCGCGGCCATGCGCTCGGGCCTGTGGCTCTTGCGGCCGGGCAGCGACCCGCGCGGCGAGTGGTCGGTAGAGCGTATCGACGCGGAGTCCGGTGGCTTCGAGCACGCCTCGGTGGCGGCCGACCTCGACGGCGACGGCCGGCACGAGCTGTACGTGGCCTCCGACACACATGGGGAGCTGCGCCGCTACGTGTGGGTGAACGGGCGCCCGCGCCGCCAGATGATCCACAGCCGTGCCGAGCCGCGTCAGCGCATGACGTGGAACATCACGCCCGTGCCCGTGGCCTTGCTCGGCGCGCGCTGA
- a CDS encoding thioredoxin domain-containing protein, with translation MTSAPARRSGSRALLLLVGAMAAMAPAGPSADARRLPPRETPASVYAESTTRRVRVDASSAAAQGPVDAPLTMVLFAEFQDPFTARVQPTLQLLRDAYGADLRIVFRHRPLDFHAHSRNAARAAQEALEQGGATWFWAMHDKLLASQSALDVESLVTYARELGLDEQRFRRALGDGRHDAVIAVDEADAEYLGARASPNFFVNGVQITGAQPLEAFRAVMDAELALATRAMALGASRQDIYGLAMATPRAAPGAPSAANGAVAATPADAPVFRVPLDPNQPVRGAADALVTVVVFSDFQCPFCARVVPTLASLEQRYGRDLRLVFRHNPLPFHQDAMPAAQAAVEAFVQRGSPGFWAMHDLLFANPRALSRADLERYAQQVGLDMRRFSAALDQQTHRARVEADMDAARALGASGTPTFFINGRQLTGAQPEARFVEAVDRALAEAQALVSSGTPRRQVYARSIRNGLTTPPPQPPSAGTGTAAAGRPTLDPEAVYHVPVTRAQPSRGPANALVTLVLFTDFECPFCSRVAPTLDAILQQYGSDVRLVFRNNPLSFHNHALLAAEAALEASAQGGDSAFWRYHDLLFANQRALERADLESYARQIGLDMPRFAQALDGHVHAAAIDADRALAAQLGATGTPSVFVNGKLLRGAQPLQAFQARVDTELAAARQLVRRGTPRARVYEQIIRGGATAPVMLPPP, from the coding sequence ATGACGTCCGCCCCCGCGCGCCGCAGCGGGAGCCGCGCGCTCTTGCTCCTCGTGGGAGCCATGGCGGCCATGGCACCAGCGGGGCCCAGCGCAGACGCTCGACGGTTGCCACCGCGCGAGACGCCCGCGTCGGTCTACGCCGAGTCCACCACCCGCCGTGTCCGCGTGGATGCTTCTTCCGCGGCGGCTCAAGGCCCGGTGGACGCGCCGCTCACCATGGTGCTCTTCGCGGAGTTCCAAGACCCGTTCACGGCGCGCGTGCAGCCCACCCTGCAGCTGCTCCGTGACGCATACGGCGCGGACCTGCGCATCGTCTTCCGCCACCGCCCGCTCGACTTCCACGCCCACTCGCGCAACGCCGCGCGCGCCGCTCAGGAGGCGCTCGAGCAGGGCGGAGCCACGTGGTTCTGGGCCATGCACGACAAGCTGCTGGCCTCGCAGAGCGCGCTCGACGTCGAGTCGCTGGTCACCTACGCGCGTGAGCTCGGGCTCGACGAGCAGCGCTTTCGGCGTGCGCTCGGGGATGGTCGGCACGACGCCGTGATCGCCGTCGACGAGGCGGACGCCGAGTACCTCGGGGCCCGCGCGTCGCCGAACTTCTTCGTCAACGGTGTGCAGATCACGGGTGCCCAGCCGCTCGAGGCGTTCCGCGCCGTCATGGACGCCGAGCTCGCGCTGGCCACGCGGGCGATGGCGCTCGGCGCGAGCCGCCAAGACATCTACGGGCTGGCCATGGCCACGCCGCGTGCCGCGCCGGGAGCCCCGAGCGCTGCGAATGGAGCGGTCGCCGCTACGCCGGCGGACGCGCCAGTCTTTCGGGTCCCGTTGGACCCGAACCAGCCGGTGCGCGGGGCGGCCGACGCGCTGGTCACCGTGGTGGTCTTCAGCGACTTCCAGTGCCCCTTCTGCGCCCGGGTGGTCCCCACGCTGGCGTCACTCGAGCAGCGCTACGGGCGCGACCTGCGCCTGGTCTTCCGGCACAACCCGCTGCCCTTTCATCAAGACGCGATGCCCGCCGCGCAGGCCGCCGTCGAAGCGTTCGTGCAGCGCGGCAGCCCTGGCTTCTGGGCCATGCACGACCTGCTCTTCGCCAACCCGCGGGCCCTCTCGCGCGCCGACCTCGAGCGCTACGCGCAGCAGGTGGGCCTCGACATGCGCCGCTTCAGCGCCGCGCTAGACCAGCAGACGCACCGCGCGCGGGTGGAAGCCGACATGGACGCCGCGCGAGCGCTGGGCGCGTCGGGCACCCCCACGTTCTTCATCAACGGGCGGCAGCTGACGGGGGCGCAGCCCGAGGCGCGCTTCGTGGAAGCCGTGGACCGCGCGCTGGCCGAAGCGCAGGCCCTGGTGAGCAGCGGCACGCCGCGCCGCCAGGTCTACGCACGCTCGATCCGCAACGGGCTGACCACGCCACCGCCCCAGCCGCCTAGCGCGGGCACGGGCACAGCGGCAGCAGGTCGCCCGACCCTGGACCCCGAGGCGGTCTACCACGTGCCCGTCACCCGTGCGCAGCCTTCGCGCGGCCCCGCCAACGCGCTGGTCACGCTGGTGCTCTTCACGGACTTCGAGTGCCCGTTCTGCTCGCGCGTCGCGCCCACCCTCGACGCCATCCTTCAGCAATACGGGTCTGACGTGCGGCTGGTGTTCCGCAACAACCCACTCTCGTTCCACAACCACGCGCTGCTGGCCGCCGAGGCCGCGCTCGAGGCCTCCGCTCAAGGTGGGGACAGCGCCTTCTGGCGCTACCACGACCTGCTCTTCGCGAACCAGCGCGCGCTCGAGCGGGCCGACCTCGAGAGCTACGCGCGGCAGATCGGGCTCGACATGCCGCGCTTCGCTCAGGCGCTCGACGGCCACGTGCACGCCGCCGCCATCGACGCGGACCGCGCGCTCGCCGCGCAGCTGGGCGCCACGGGCACCCCCAGCGTGTTCGTGAACGGCAAGCTGCTGCGCGGAGCCCAGCCGCTGCAGGCATTCCAGGCGCGCGTGGACACGGAGCTGGCGGCCGCACGGCAGCTGGTCCGGCGCGGCACCCCTCGCGCTCGGGTCTACGAGCAGATCATCCGGGGCGGCGCCACGGCGCCGGTGATGCTCCCCCCGCCGTGA
- the gloB gene encoding hydroxyacylglutathione hydrolase codes for MPHVVSVPRAPFLTADGLLEVHQVPAAQDNLIWLLRVVGTDEVAAVDGPDAGGVLDYCAAQGLRLTAILNTHTHPDHIGINRDLKKRGLLDGMRVVGAAATRDVIPGLTEAVGEGDVVRLGAAAGRVLLTEGHINGHISYVFSDALFCGDTLFAGGCGYLFDGPPSKMHASLTRLAQLPPATRVCCAHEYTEDNLRFAFSVEPDNAALAERIRAVWALRARGECSVPSTIADELATNPFLRHASPTLRAKVEAASGEPLTEAAADVFAATRALKNKGAYKSRGDEGLPL; via the coding sequence ATGCCACACGTCGTCTCGGTGCCGCGCGCGCCCTTCCTCACCGCCGATGGCCTGCTCGAAGTGCACCAGGTCCCGGCGGCCCAGGACAACCTGATCTGGTTGCTGCGCGTGGTGGGCACCGACGAGGTGGCCGCGGTGGACGGGCCGGACGCTGGCGGTGTGCTCGACTACTGTGCGGCGCAGGGTCTGCGGCTCACCGCCATCCTCAACACGCACACGCACCCCGACCACATCGGCATCAACCGCGACCTGAAGAAGCGTGGGTTGCTCGATGGGATGCGCGTGGTGGGCGCTGCGGCCACCCGCGACGTCATCCCCGGGCTGACGGAAGCCGTGGGCGAGGGCGACGTGGTCCGGCTGGGCGCGGCCGCGGGGCGCGTGCTGCTCACCGAGGGGCACATCAACGGGCACATCAGCTACGTGTTCTCGGACGCGCTCTTCTGCGGCGACACGCTCTTCGCAGGGGGCTGCGGCTACCTGTTCGACGGGCCCCCCAGCAAGATGCACGCGTCGCTCACGCGGCTCGCCCAACTACCGCCCGCCACGCGCGTGTGCTGCGCGCACGAGTACACCGAGGACAACCTGCGCTTCGCCTTCTCGGTGGAACCCGACAACGCGGCGCTGGCCGAGCGCATCCGCGCGGTGTGGGCCCTGCGTGCGCGTGGGGAGTGCTCGGTGCCGTCCACCATCGCGGACGAGCTGGCCACCAACCCCTTCTTGCGGCACGCGAGCCCCACGCTGCGGGCCAAGGTGGAGGCGGCGTCCGGCGAACCTCTGACAGAGGCTGCCGCGGACGTGTTCGCGGCCACGCGCGCTCTCAAGAACAAGGGCGCGTACAAGTCACGTGGCGACGAGGGCTTGCCGCTCTGA
- the hemB gene encoding porphobilinogen synthase, producing MPQYPDTRLRRTRRHEWTRRLVRENTLTVADLIWPLFVHAPGTGPARVAIASMPGVERLSIDELVVEAREAVALGIPAIAIFPVIDAALKTPDGEHAHDPENLVCRAVRAVKQACPELGVICDVALDPFTTHGQDGIVRDGYVVNDLTVTALCQQALVQAAAGCDVLAPSDMQDGRIGAIRSALEAEGFHDALILSYAAKYASAFYGPFRDAVGSAKNLGGGDKRTYQMDPANSDEALREVAMDLEEGADMVMVKPGMPYLDIVRRVKDRFGVPTYAYQVSGEYAMLAAAGQLGFLDQERVMLESLLSFKRAGADGILTYAAKTVARSLRG from the coding sequence ATGCCGCAGTACCCGGACACCCGCCTGCGCCGCACGCGCCGGCACGAGTGGACGCGCCGCCTGGTGCGTGAGAACACGCTCACCGTGGCCGACCTGATCTGGCCGCTCTTCGTGCACGCCCCGGGCACGGGGCCCGCGCGCGTGGCCATCGCGTCCATGCCGGGTGTGGAGCGGCTGTCCATCGACGAGCTGGTGGTGGAGGCGCGCGAGGCGGTGGCGCTGGGCATCCCCGCCATCGCCATCTTCCCGGTGATCGACGCGGCGCTGAAGACGCCCGACGGCGAGCACGCGCACGACCCCGAGAACCTGGTGTGTCGCGCCGTGCGCGCCGTGAAGCAGGCTTGCCCGGAGCTGGGCGTGATCTGCGACGTGGCCCTCGACCCGTTCACCACGCACGGCCAGGACGGCATCGTGCGCGACGGCTACGTGGTGAACGACCTCACCGTGACCGCGCTCTGCCAGCAGGCGCTGGTGCAGGCGGCCGCCGGCTGCGACGTGCTGGCGCCCTCCGACATGCAGGACGGGCGCATCGGAGCGATTCGAAGCGCGCTGGAAGCGGAGGGCTTTCACGACGCGCTGATCCTGAGCTACGCGGCCAAGTACGCGAGCGCGTTCTACGGTCCGTTCCGCGACGCGGTGGGCTCGGCCAAGAACCTGGGCGGCGGCGACAAGCGCACCTACCAGATGGACCCCGCGAACAGCGACGAGGCCCTGCGCGAGGTGGCCATGGACCTCGAGGAGGGCGCGGACATGGTGATGGTGAAGCCCGGGATGCCGTATCTGGACATCGTGCGGCGCGTGAAAGACCGCTTCGGCGTGCCCACGTACGCGTACCAAGTGAGCGGCGAGTACGCCATGCTCGCAGCCGCTGGTCAGCTCGGATTCCTGGACCAGGAGCGCGTGATGCTGGAGAGCCTGCTGTCGTTCAAGCGCGCGGGCGCCGACGGTATCCTGACCTACGCGGCCAAGACGGTGGCGCGGAGCCTGCGCGGATGA